One genomic region from Labeo rohita strain BAU-BD-2019 chromosome 7, IGBB_LRoh.1.0, whole genome shotgun sequence encodes:
- the trip6 gene encoding thyroid receptor-interacting protein 6 isoform X2, whose translation MSGPNWLPPKTLGSPDRATAPMSHSGPALYRPPKKGLPDQRPKYNMYDQNGGMGGNGMPVRYMATGPSGGTMQHQHQHQDDRSGSTTYNPLSPQLGDRYYSPGQGPKEDHHTWNPRMASHELHNRGSEKHISAIDAEIDSLTCMLADLDSHPQNSSTQLYDNVPYSKHLPIDRYNPPNQMGAPPSSRPSMGYPPPLQNQYHPAPPYTSTPQPEYVYSSAASSVHKPYPQPVPASYTTASTPTGPRFTVQVKTAQPVTYSQSGRQAEQAYTPPPPRQHASRPPQQERPHYEPQGQAWYPPPPPPVQEPHGDPAAYKGGSGNMSGGRASQGPPVKKSQDQVSAYQSSKVAAPHPEEELDRLTKKLVYDMNHPPTEEYFGRCARCGDNVLGDGSGCIAMEQVFHVECFTCITCHARLRGQPFYALDRKSYCESCYISTLERCSKCSEPILDRILRAMGKAYHPRCFSCVVCGCCLDGVPFTVDATSQIHCIEDFHRKFAPRCSVCGKPIMPEPGQEETVRIVALDRSFHVNCYVCEDCGLLLSSEGEGRGCYPLDGHILCKGCSARRIQDLSAKISTDC comes from the exons ATGTCTGGCCCCAACTGGCTGCCTCCAAAAACCCTGGGTAGCCCAGATAGAGCCACAGCACCAATGTCACACTCTGGCCCCGCTCTCTACAGACCTCCCAAGAAAGGTCTGCCAGACCAGAGGCCCAAATATAACATGTATGACCAGAATGGTGGAATGGGAGGAAATGGAATGCCTGTAAGATATATGGCCACTGGACCTTCAG GTGGAACCATGCAACACCAACACCAACATCAAGATGATCGCTCAGGGTCTACTACCTACAACCCCTTGTCTCCCCAATTAGGAGACCGATACTATTCTCCAGGCCAGGGGCCCAAAGAAGACCACCACACATGGAACCCCCGCATGGCCAGCCATGAACTTCAT AATCGGGGATCAGAGAAGCACATCTCTGCTATTGATGCAGAGATAGACTCTCTTACATGCATGCTGGCTGACCTGGACAGTCACCCTCAGAACTCAAGCACACAG TTGTATGACAATGTGCCTTACAGCAAGCACCTCCCTATTGACCGCTATAACCCTCCTAACCAAATGGGGGCTCCACCATCAAGCAGGCCCTCAATGGGCTACCCCCCTCCACTCCAAAACCAGTACCACCCCGCCCCACCTTACACCTCTACCCCTCAGCCAGAATATGTTTACTCTTCGGCCGCCTCTTCCGTCCACAAACCTTACCCACAACCGGTGCCTGCCTCCTACACCACCGCCTCTACCCCTACTGGTCCACGCTTCACCGTACAGGTGAAAACGGCTCAGCCCGTCACCTATTCACAAAGCGGCCGACAGGCAGAGCAAGCTTACACCCCGCCACCACCCCGTCAGCATGCCTCTCGTCCCCCTCAGCAAGAACGGCCACATTATGAGCCACAGGGACAGGCCTGGTACCCACCGCCTCCACCTCCTGTACAAGAACCCCATGGAGATCCAGCTGCCTATAAGGGGGGATCAGGTAATATGTCAGGAGGAAGAGCCAGCCAGGGACCGCCGGTGAAAAAGAGTCAAGACCAAGTGTCGGCATATCAATCTAGCAAG gtggcagcacCACATCCAGAGGAAGAGTTGGATCGACTCACCAAGAAGTTGGTGTATGATATGAATCATCCCCCTACTGAGGAATATTTTG GTCGATGTGCTCGGTGTGGAGATAATGTTCTGGGAGATGGCAGTGGCTGTATCGCTATGGAGCAGGTGTTTCATGTGGAGTGTTTCACCTGTATCACCTGTCATGCCCGTCTGAGAGGCCAGCCCTTCTATGCACTAGACAGGAAGAGCTACTGCGAGAGCTGCTACATA AGCACACTTGAGCGCTGTTCGAAATGCTCTGAGCCCATCCTAGACCGGATCCTGAGGGCGATGGGAAAGGCTTACCACCCTCGCTGTTTCTCATGTGTGGTTTGCGGCTGTTGCTTGGATGGAGTGCCTTTTACTGTGGATGCCACATCTCAGATCCACTGTATTGAGGACTTTCACAG GAAGTTTGCCCCCCGCTGCTCAGTATGTGGCAAGCCCATAATGCCAGAGCCTGGGCAGGAGGAGACAGTGAGGATTGTTGCACTGGATCGCAGTTTCCATGTTAACTGCTATGTTTGTGAG
- the trip6 gene encoding thyroid receptor-interacting protein 6 isoform X1, translating into MSGPNWLPPKTLGSPDRATAPMSHSGPALYRPPKKGLPDQRPKYNMYDQNGGMGGNGMPVRYMATGPSGGTMQHQHQHQDDRSGSTTYNPLSPQLGDRYYSPGQGPKEDHHTWNPRMASHELHNRGSEKHISAIDAEIDSLTCMLADLDSHPQNSSTQLYDNVPYSKHLPIDRYNPPNQMGAPPSSRPSMGYPPPLQNQYHPAPPYTSTPQPEYVYSSAASSVHKPYPQPVPASYTTASTPTGPRFTVQVKTAQPVTYSQSGRQAEQAYTPPPPRQHASRPPQQERPHYEPQGQAWYPPPPPPVQEPHGDPAAYKGGSGNMSGGRASQGPPVKKSQDQVSAYQSSKQVAAPHPEEELDRLTKKLVYDMNHPPTEEYFGRCARCGDNVLGDGSGCIAMEQVFHVECFTCITCHARLRGQPFYALDRKSYCESCYISTLERCSKCSEPILDRILRAMGKAYHPRCFSCVVCGCCLDGVPFTVDATSQIHCIEDFHRKFAPRCSVCGKPIMPEPGQEETVRIVALDRSFHVNCYVCEDCGLLLSSEGEGRGCYPLDGHILCKGCSARRIQDLSAKISTDC; encoded by the exons ATGTCTGGCCCCAACTGGCTGCCTCCAAAAACCCTGGGTAGCCCAGATAGAGCCACAGCACCAATGTCACACTCTGGCCCCGCTCTCTACAGACCTCCCAAGAAAGGTCTGCCAGACCAGAGGCCCAAATATAACATGTATGACCAGAATGGTGGAATGGGAGGAAATGGAATGCCTGTAAGATATATGGCCACTGGACCTTCAG GTGGAACCATGCAACACCAACACCAACATCAAGATGATCGCTCAGGGTCTACTACCTACAACCCCTTGTCTCCCCAATTAGGAGACCGATACTATTCTCCAGGCCAGGGGCCCAAAGAAGACCACCACACATGGAACCCCCGCATGGCCAGCCATGAACTTCAT AATCGGGGATCAGAGAAGCACATCTCTGCTATTGATGCAGAGATAGACTCTCTTACATGCATGCTGGCTGACCTGGACAGTCACCCTCAGAACTCAAGCACACAG TTGTATGACAATGTGCCTTACAGCAAGCACCTCCCTATTGACCGCTATAACCCTCCTAACCAAATGGGGGCTCCACCATCAAGCAGGCCCTCAATGGGCTACCCCCCTCCACTCCAAAACCAGTACCACCCCGCCCCACCTTACACCTCTACCCCTCAGCCAGAATATGTTTACTCTTCGGCCGCCTCTTCCGTCCACAAACCTTACCCACAACCGGTGCCTGCCTCCTACACCACCGCCTCTACCCCTACTGGTCCACGCTTCACCGTACAGGTGAAAACGGCTCAGCCCGTCACCTATTCACAAAGCGGCCGACAGGCAGAGCAAGCTTACACCCCGCCACCACCCCGTCAGCATGCCTCTCGTCCCCCTCAGCAAGAACGGCCACATTATGAGCCACAGGGACAGGCCTGGTACCCACCGCCTCCACCTCCTGTACAAGAACCCCATGGAGATCCAGCTGCCTATAAGGGGGGATCAGGTAATATGTCAGGAGGAAGAGCCAGCCAGGGACCGCCGGTGAAAAAGAGTCAAGACCAAGTGTCGGCATATCAATCTAGCAAG caggtggcagcacCACATCCAGAGGAAGAGTTGGATCGACTCACCAAGAAGTTGGTGTATGATATGAATCATCCCCCTACTGAGGAATATTTTG GTCGATGTGCTCGGTGTGGAGATAATGTTCTGGGAGATGGCAGTGGCTGTATCGCTATGGAGCAGGTGTTTCATGTGGAGTGTTTCACCTGTATCACCTGTCATGCCCGTCTGAGAGGCCAGCCCTTCTATGCACTAGACAGGAAGAGCTACTGCGAGAGCTGCTACATA AGCACACTTGAGCGCTGTTCGAAATGCTCTGAGCCCATCCTAGACCGGATCCTGAGGGCGATGGGAAAGGCTTACCACCCTCGCTGTTTCTCATGTGTGGTTTGCGGCTGTTGCTTGGATGGAGTGCCTTTTACTGTGGATGCCACATCTCAGATCCACTGTATTGAGGACTTTCACAG GAAGTTTGCCCCCCGCTGCTCAGTATGTGGCAAGCCCATAATGCCAGAGCCTGGGCAGGAGGAGACAGTGAGGATTGTTGCACTGGATCGCAGTTTCCATGTTAACTGCTATGTTTGTGAG